Part of the Arthrobacter gengyunqii genome is shown below.
CACAGCATAACCTAAACGCGAATCATTCGCATCTGTAACGGGAGTGCTTTCACCCGGCTACTCGGAATAGCTTTCTCCGGACCTGCGGAATCCCTGGGCCTGGGTTGCGTCGCGGATCTCACCCACAAGCTGCTCGATGATGTCCTCCAGGAAGAGCACCCCGCGCGTCTGGTTGTCCGGACCCAGCACGCGGGCCAGGTGGGAGCCGGTTCGCTGCATGGTGGCCAGGGCATCTTCAATGCCGTCCTCCAGCCGCAGGTTCGCCAGCGTCCGCACCTTGTTTTCGGTCAGCGGCCGGTCGTAGGAGTCGACGGGCATGGCCATGATGTCCTTCAGGTGCATGTAGCCCGTCAGGTTTCCGCGCTCATCCATGAGTACGAACCGCGAGAACCCCGTGCGCCCCACTGCCTTCTCAAACTCCGCCGGCGTGGTGTCGGTGCTGAGCGTGACAAGTTCATCGAGCGGCACCATGACCGTGCCGGCCGATTGTCCGGAGAATTCGAGCGCACCGGAAATGACACCGGAATCATCGGCAACCAACCCGTGCTTGGTGGATTCCTGCACGATGGACTGCATTTCCTCCAGGGTGAAAGCCGAGGCCACCTCGTCCTTCGGAGTTATGCCCATGACGCGCAGCGCGTGGTTCGCCAGCCAGTTGAGGCTGAAGATGATCGGCCGGACCACCCGGGAGATGAAGACCAGCGGAGGCGCCAGCAGCAGCGCCGCCCGGTCCGCCACGGACACGGAGATGTTCTTCGGCACCATTTCGCCGAAGGTCACGTGCAGGAAAGTGACGATCAGCAGCGCCACCAGGAACCCGGCACCGTCGGCAAACTCAACCGGCAGCCCAAGGGCTTCCAGCGGAGCCGCAAGAAGATGGTGGATCGCGGGTTCGGCCACGGAGAGAATCAGCAGGGAACACACGGTAATGCCCAGC
Proteins encoded:
- a CDS encoding hemolysin family protein, whose protein sequence is MSDLMGIFWLVVLLIGNAFFVGGEFAVMSARRSQIEPLADAGSKRAKTTLWAMENVSLMLACAQLGITVCSLLILSVAEPAIHHLLAAPLEALGLPVEFADGAGFLVALLIVTFLHVTFGEMVPKNISVSVADRAALLLAPPLVFISRVVRPIIFSLNWLANHALRVMGITPKDEVASAFTLEEMQSIVQESTKHGLVADDSGVISGALEFSGQSAGTVMVPLDELVTLSTDTTPAEFEKAVGRTGFSRFVLMDERGNLTGYMHLKDIMAMPVDSYDRPLTENKVRTLANLRLEDGIEDALATMQRTGSHLARVLGPDNQTRGVLFLEDIIEQLVGEIRDATQAQGFRRSGESYSE